From Symphalangus syndactylus isolate Jambi chromosome X, NHGRI_mSymSyn1-v2.1_pri, whole genome shotgun sequence, the proteins below share one genomic window:
- the RTL8C gene encoding retrotransposon Gag-like protein 8C isoform X2, with translation MDGRVQLIKALLALPIRPATRRWRNPIPFPETFDGDTDRLPEFIVQTGSYMFVDENTFSSDALKTCAATAIAIHRILPTDCCS, from the exons ATGGACGGTCGGGTGCAGCTGATAAAGGCCCTCCTGGCCTTGCCGATCCGGCCTGCGACGCGTCGCTGGAGGAATCCTATTCCCTTTCCCGAGACGTTTGACGGCGATACCGACCGGCTCCCGGAGTTCATCGTGCAGACGGGCTCCTACATGTTCGTGGACGAGAACACGTTCTCCAGCGACGCCCTGAAG ACCTGCGCTGCCACGGCCATCGCCATCCATCGCATCCTACCGACAGACTGCTGCTCCTAG
- the RTL8C gene encoding retrotransposon Gag-like protein 8C isoform X1, which yields MDGRVQLIKALLALPIRPATRRWRNPIPFPETFDGDTDRLPEFIVQTGSYMFVDENTFSSDALKVTFLITRLTGPALQWVIPYIKKESPLLNDYRGFLAEMKRVFGWEEDEDF from the coding sequence ATGGACGGTCGGGTGCAGCTGATAAAGGCCCTCCTGGCCTTGCCGATCCGGCCTGCGACGCGTCGCTGGAGGAATCCTATTCCCTTTCCCGAGACGTTTGACGGCGATACCGACCGGCTCCCGGAGTTCATCGTGCAGACGGGCTCCTACATGTTCGTGGACGAGAACACGTTCTCCAGCGACGCCCTGAAGGTGACGTTCCTCATCACCCGCCTCACGGGGCCCGCCCTGCAGTGGGTGATCCCCTACATCAAGAAGGAGAGCCCCCTGCTCAATGATTACCGGGGCTTTCTGGCCGAGATGAAGCGAGTCTTTGGATGGGAGGAGGACGAGGACTTCTAG